The DNA segment AGATAATCAAACATCCTCTATTGATACTGATAGAGATGGAATTTCTGATAATTTAGATTCATGTCCTCTAGATCCTGAAACTTACAACAGATTTCAAGATGATGACGGTTGCCCTGACACTGCAGATACACTCACTACACAGTATCAATTCCCAGATACTGACGGTGATGGAATTGAAGATAGATGGGACTCATGCATTAATGAGCCTGAAAACTATAATGATTATCTAGATAAAGATGGCTGTCCAGATGTACCTGGTGCACAATCAACTACTCCTACATATGCCGATTCAGATAATGATGGTTATCCAGATGTAATTGATTCATGTCCATTAAATCCTGAAACATGGAATAAATATCTAGATTGGGATGGTTGTCCTGATACTGCTCCAGAACAGCAAAGATTTGTACACGATGATGATCTAGATGGCATCATTAATGATGAAGATCTCTGTCCATTTGATCCTGAAGACTATGATGGAGACAGAGATACAGATGGATGTCCTGACCAATAGGTGTATCGAAGAATGA comes from the Nitrosopumilus sp. genome and includes:
- a CDS encoding thrombospondin type 3 repeat-containing protein is translated as TLTTQYQFPDTDGDGIEDRWDSCINEPENYNDYLDKDGCPDVEGTTGGNMLDADYDGIADHLDQCPMIAERYNGFQDDDGCPDSIDYQTIGDSDGDGIYDDIDQCPLAKETYNRYLDSDGCPDYVADNKFVFDTDGDGIIDNLDLCPNRPETFNGFLDSDGCPDNQTSSIDTDRDGISDNLDSCPLDPETYNRFQDDDGCPDTADTLTTQYQFPDTDGDGIEDRWDSCINEPENYNDYLDKDGCPDVPGAQSTTPTYADSDNDGYPDVIDSCPLNPETWNKYLDWDGCPDTAPEQQRFVHDDDLDGIINDEDLCPFDPEDYDGDRDTDGCPDQ